A genomic stretch from Rhabdothermincola salaria includes:
- a CDS encoding ParB/Srx family N-terminal domain-containing protein: MADDQQYSVTSAREAASRDELQEWVGCFLASPGSDNAELAGILAERWRWWLGPVRLPIDRLHRLAGPSGDPVLRTVDDDYWRDDVEEMEDKIDEDGWEPPPVVVTFQDGQLVLEDGNHRVESLRRAGETEVWSIVGFDDPSGPERFRAPPPQ, encoded by the coding sequence ATGGCAGACGATCAGCAGTACTCGGTGACCTCGGCCCGGGAGGCAGCATCACGCGACGAGCTGCAGGAGTGGGTGGGGTGCTTCCTCGCCAGCCCGGGCAGCGACAACGCCGAGCTGGCCGGGATCCTCGCCGAGCGGTGGCGCTGGTGGCTCGGGCCGGTGCGCCTGCCGATCGATCGCCTCCACCGCCTGGCCGGCCCGTCGGGGGACCCCGTGCTGCGCACGGTCGACGACGACTACTGGCGCGACGACGTCGAGGAGATGGAGGACAAGATCGACGAGGACGGCTGGGAGCCGCCGCCCGTCGTCGTCACCTTCCAGGACGGGCAGTTGGTGCTCGAGGACGGGAACCACCGCGTCGAGAGCCTTCGCCGGGCCGGCGAGACCGAGGTCTGGTCGATCGTGGGCTTCGACGATCCCTCCGGGCCGGAGCGCTTCCGCGCCCCTCCGCCACAGTGA
- a CDS encoding histidine phosphatase family protein, protein MRLILVRHGEAFAGFHGVIAGPTGCSGLTPHGRRQAEALREHLAATGRIQADALIASVLPRAVETASIIAPGLGLELGGSHCDLCEVHTGEADGLDWAEYADRYGGFDMEAEPERVFAPGGESWNSFHERVGQMMARIAREHAGQTVVAVCHAGVIQASVRLMLGAPHSGTGTRLQPTNTGLTEWEHDPERARWTLHGFNATTHLVGLDRQD, encoded by the coding sequence ATGCGCTTGATCCTCGTCCGCCACGGTGAGGCGTTCGCCGGCTTCCACGGGGTCATCGCCGGCCCGACGGGTTGCTCGGGCCTCACGCCTCACGGTCGCCGGCAGGCTGAGGCGCTGCGCGAGCACCTGGCCGCCACCGGCCGCATCCAGGCCGATGCCCTGATCGCGAGCGTCCTGCCCCGTGCCGTCGAGACGGCGAGCATCATCGCCCCCGGTCTCGGGTTGGAGCTCGGGGGGAGCCACTGCGATCTCTGCGAGGTCCACACCGGCGAGGCCGATGGCCTCGACTGGGCCGAGTACGCCGACCGCTACGGCGGGTTCGACATGGAAGCCGAACCGGAGCGGGTGTTCGCCCCGGGGGGTGAGAGCTGGAACAGCTTCCACGAGCGGGTGGGGCAGATGATGGCGCGGATCGCCCGGGAGCACGCCGGGCAGACGGTCGTGGCCGTCTGCCACGCAGGGGTCATCCAGGCCTCGGTGCGGTTGATGCTGGGCGCCCCCCACTCGGGGACCGGCACGCGATTGCAGCCCACGAACACCGGGCTCACCGAGTGGGAGCACGATCCCGAGCGCGCCCGCTGGACGTTGCACGGCTTCAACGCCACCACCCACCTGGTGGGCCTCGACCGCCAGGACTGA
- a CDS encoding CaiB/BaiF CoA transferase family protein yields the protein MTTTTDASDRTDDRTTPGPLSGVKVLDLSIALTGPYATVLLADQGAEVVKVERPGIGDIARWVGVAVNNMSAFYLACNRGKRCIAVDLGTDEGRDIVLQLAAEADVVVQNFRPGVVDRLGVGYEAVRALNPDVVYASISGYGPEGPYRDRSAYDTSMQAYAGFAANQADPNGGPPTFLRQNGADKVSALYACQAITAALFARANGHGGQHVELAMADACVSFLWADSAGNEVLLDSDGSLPSSFNAGFQPMRFLDGWGIVVPTTDGDFAGMCKSLDVEGFDDPRIATVGERRKNREVLEPIMDMCYAMAANLTQEEAIARFERERVPFAMVLSAAEVVDDPHAVAIEMFHEFDHPVVGRARLPRHPAQFSSTPAALGGDTAALGQHTDEVLAELGLAERTAELRERGVVA from the coding sequence ATGACCACGACCACCGACGCTTCCGACCGCACCGACGACCGCACGACCCCCGGACCCCTCTCCGGGGTGAAGGTGCTCGACCTCTCGATCGCTCTCACCGGCCCCTACGCCACGGTGCTCCTGGCCGATCAGGGTGCCGAGGTGGTCAAGGTCGAACGCCCCGGCATCGGCGACATCGCCCGGTGGGTCGGGGTGGCGGTCAACAACATGAGCGCCTTCTACCTGGCCTGCAACCGCGGCAAGCGTTGCATCGCCGTCGACCTCGGCACCGACGAAGGCCGCGACATCGTGCTGCAGCTGGCCGCCGAAGCCGATGTCGTCGTCCAGAACTTCCGGCCCGGTGTCGTCGACCGCCTCGGTGTCGGCTACGAGGCCGTGCGGGCCCTGAACCCCGACGTCGTGTACGCCTCGATCTCCGGCTACGGACCCGAAGGCCCCTACCGCGACCGCAGCGCCTACGACACGTCGATGCAGGCCTACGCCGGGTTCGCCGCCAACCAGGCCGACCCCAACGGCGGACCGCCCACCTTCCTGCGCCAGAACGGCGCCGACAAGGTCAGTGCCCTCTACGCCTGCCAGGCGATCACCGCCGCCCTCTTCGCCCGGGCCAACGGCCACGGCGGCCAGCACGTCGAGCTGGCCATGGCCGACGCCTGCGTGTCGTTCCTGTGGGCCGACTCGGCGGGCAACGAGGTCCTGCTCGACTCCGACGGTTCGCTGCCCTCGAGCTTCAACGCCGGCTTCCAGCCGATGCGCTTCCTCGACGGGTGGGGCATCGTCGTGCCGACGACCGACGGCGACTTCGCCGGCATGTGCAAGTCGCTCGACGTGGAGGGCTTCGACGACCCCCGCATCGCCACCGTGGGCGAACGGCGCAAGAACCGCGAGGTGCTCGAGCCGATCATGGACATGTGCTACGCCATGGCCGCCAACCTCACCCAGGAGGAGGCCATCGCCCGCTTCGAGCGGGAGCGGGTGCCCTTCGCCATGGTCCTCTCGGCCGCCGAGGTGGTGGACGACCCTCACGCCGTGGCCATCGAGATGTTCCACGAGTTCGACCACCCCGTCGTGGGTCGCGCCCGGCTGCCCCGTCACCCGGCGCAGTTCAGCAGCACCCCGGCGGCGCTCGGTGGCGACACCGCCGCGCTGGGCCAGCACACCGACGAGGTCCTCGCCGAGCTGGGCCTGGCCGAGCGCACCGCCGAGCTGCGCGAGCGCGGCGTCGTGGCCTGA
- a CDS encoding universal stress protein, producing MAVSWAIGEAGLRHATLVLLHVVDAELPGNPASAISYAEAVHEAADPARALIDEVTARAREALGEDADIVAEVAQGDPGQRLVEASTHADLLVVGSRGRGGIRSLVLGSVSQHCAQHAECPVVVVPPGARHES from the coding sequence GTGGCGGTGTCGTGGGCCATCGGCGAGGCCGGGCTGCGGCACGCCACGCTCGTGCTGTTGCACGTCGTCGATGCCGAGCTGCCGGGCAACCCGGCCAGCGCCATCAGCTACGCCGAGGCGGTGCACGAGGCCGCCGACCCCGCCCGCGCGCTCATCGACGAGGTCACGGCCCGGGCCCGCGAGGCCCTCGGTGAGGACGCCGACATCGTGGCCGAGGTGGCTCAAGGCGATCCTGGTCAGCGCCTCGTCGAGGCATCGACGCACGCCGATCTGCTGGTCGTCGGATCCCGTGGTCGGGGAGGGATCCGCAGCCTGGTGCTCGGTTCGGTGAGCCAGCACTGCGCCCAGCACGCCGAGTGCCCGGTGGTCGTCGTCCCCCCGGGCGCCCGCCACGAGAGCTGA
- a CDS encoding MerR family transcriptional regulator yields MTVDPSKPYHQIGEVAEVVGLSLRTIRHYEEVGLVIPSGRSTGGFRLYTDADIERLQLVKDMKPLDFRLEEMRELLVVLDAVEDPTSSSAQRDALASRLGEFARAAEQRCARLRRDLAAAESLTATLTQRSSGRGAGDEGAP; encoded by the coding sequence GTGACCGTCGACCCCTCCAAGCCCTACCACCAGATCGGGGAGGTCGCCGAGGTCGTGGGGCTCTCGCTGCGGACCATCCGTCACTACGAAGAGGTCGGCCTGGTGATCCCGTCGGGTCGGTCGACCGGAGGCTTCCGGCTCTACACCGACGCCGACATCGAGCGGCTCCAGCTCGTCAAGGACATGAAGCCGTTGGACTTCCGCCTCGAGGAGATGCGCGAACTGCTCGTCGTGCTCGACGCGGTGGAGGACCCGACGTCCTCGTCGGCGCAGCGTGATGCGCTGGCCTCGAGGCTCGGGGAGTTCGCCCGAGCAGCCGAGCAGCGTTGTGCACGGCTGCGCCGGGATCTGGCCGCGGCCGAGTCGCTCACCGCCACGTTGACGCAGAGGTCGTCTGGGCGCGGCGCAGGAGACGAAGGGGCGCCGTGA
- a CDS encoding SDR family NAD(P)-dependent oxidoreductase, whose product MGQLDGKVAVITGGGRGIGRAIALRYAAEGATVVVSSRTGTDLETTLAAAGVGDERGLAVVADAMDRDEARRPVTEALDRFGRVDVLVNNVGGTVGGNPDPFAANDGAFEQTVVLNLTSAWWTTTAALPAMREQGSGRIISIGSGASKRTGASVGYTAAKHGLVGFTKELAKSAAPFGINVNLLCPGWTRTSLVDFERIAAARGTTAEVEEAKAAAESLQGRILEADELAGMATLLAGDDGRGVTGQVISVDGGYKV is encoded by the coding sequence ATGGGGCAGCTCGACGGCAAGGTGGCGGTCATCACCGGTGGGGGGCGGGGCATCGGTCGGGCCATCGCCCTGCGCTACGCCGCCGAAGGGGCCACCGTCGTGGTCTCCTCCCGAACCGGCACCGACCTCGAGACCACGCTCGCGGCGGCCGGCGTGGGTGACGAACGGGGGCTGGCCGTCGTGGCCGATGCCATGGACCGCGACGAGGCCCGGCGTCCCGTCACCGAGGCGCTCGACCGCTTCGGTCGGGTCGACGTGCTGGTCAACAACGTCGGCGGCACCGTCGGTGGCAACCCCGACCCGTTCGCCGCCAACGACGGCGCCTTCGAGCAGACGGTGGTGCTCAACCTCACCTCGGCGTGGTGGACGACCACGGCCGCCCTCCCCGCCATGAGAGAGCAGGGTTCCGGGCGCATCATCAGCATCGGGTCGGGGGCCTCGAAGCGAACGGGCGCCTCCGTCGGCTACACCGCGGCCAAGCACGGGCTGGTCGGCTTCACCAAGGAGCTGGCCAAGTCGGCGGCGCCCTTCGGCATCAACGTGAACCTGCTGTGCCCGGGGTGGACCAGGACCTCGCTGGTCGACTTCGAGCGCATCGCTGCCGCCCGGGGCACCACCGCCGAGGTCGAGGAGGCGAAGGCGGCCGCCGAGAGCCTGCAGGGTCGGATCCTCGAGGCCGACGAGCTGGCCGGCATGGCCACCCTGCTGGCCGGCGACGACGGACGCGGCGTGACCGGCCAGGTCATCAGCGTCGACGGCGGCTACAAGGTCTGA
- a CDS encoding NDMA-dependent alcohol dehydrogenase yields MGTTTRAAVLWGYGEDWKIEDVELDDPKANDVLVSIKAAGLCHSDDHAHTGDLPLPVPLIGGHEGAGVVEAVGPDVRDLAPGDHVAVSFIPACGKCRWCSTGRQYLCDSGAKLFDIGMMSDGRVAHHVTRADGSREPVGRYAQAGTFSEKILVNEDSLVKVDPDLPFDVVALTSCGVATGFGSATERAGTVPGDNVVVVGIGGIGINAVQGAKIAGAQRVIAVDPVEMKREQAMAFGATHTYASMEEAAEAVRDMTEGIMAERVILAPGVVHGDMIQPAMDLTAKGGTLVVTGLAPAMESDVQLNLMMLSMSNKEIKGTIFGSQNPRDQIPRLLSMYRQGVLRLDELVTRRYTLDEVNQGYEDMLAGRNIRGVIEF; encoded by the coding sequence ATGGGGACGACGACGCGGGCAGCGGTGCTGTGGGGCTACGGCGAGGACTGGAAGATCGAGGACGTCGAGCTCGACGACCCGAAGGCCAACGACGTGCTGGTCTCGATCAAGGCCGCCGGGCTGTGCCACTCCGACGACCACGCTCACACCGGTGACCTGCCCCTTCCGGTGCCGCTGATCGGCGGCCACGAGGGCGCTGGCGTCGTGGAGGCGGTGGGCCCCGACGTGCGCGACCTGGCGCCCGGCGACCACGTCGCCGTCTCCTTCATCCCCGCCTGCGGAAAGTGCCGCTGGTGCTCCACGGGCCGCCAGTACCTCTGCGACTCGGGCGCCAAGCTCTTCGACATCGGCATGATGAGCGACGGTCGGGTGGCCCACCACGTCACCCGGGCCGACGGCAGCCGCGAGCCGGTCGGGCGCTACGCCCAGGCCGGCACGTTCTCGGAGAAGATCCTGGTCAACGAGGACTCGCTGGTGAAGGTCGATCCCGACCTGCCCTTCGACGTCGTGGCCCTCACGTCGTGTGGCGTGGCCACCGGGTTCGGGTCGGCCACCGAGCGGGCCGGCACCGTGCCCGGCGACAACGTCGTCGTGGTGGGCATCGGTGGCATCGGCATCAACGCCGTGCAGGGCGCCAAGATCGCCGGGGCCCAGCGGGTCATCGCCGTCGACCCGGTGGAGATGAAGCGCGAGCAGGCCATGGCCTTCGGCGCCACCCACACCTACGCCTCGATGGAGGAGGCCGCCGAGGCGGTCCGTGACATGACCGAGGGCATCATGGCCGAGCGGGTCATCCTGGCCCCCGGCGTCGTGCACGGCGACATGATCCAGCCCGCCATGGACCTCACCGCCAAGGGTGGCACCCTCGTCGTCACCGGTCTGGCGCCGGCCATGGAGTCCGACGTGCAGCTCAACTTGATGATGCTCTCCATGTCGAACAAGGAGATCAAGGGCACCATCTTCGGGTCCCAGAACCCCCGCGACCAGATCCCCCGCCTGCTCTCGATGTACCGCCAGGGGGTCCTGCGCCTCGACGAGCTGGTGACCCGCCGCTACACCCTCGACGAGGTCAACCAGGGCTACGAGGACATGCTCGCCGGACGCAACATCCGCGGGGTCATCGAGTTCTGA
- a CDS encoding Rho termination factor N-terminal domain-containing protein produces MPQRSPGPSVKDDEQYEALRDEGMSKEKAARIANASANEGRSTVGRRGGEGERYEDRTKDELYDRAREVGIEGRSTMNKDELIDALRNH; encoded by the coding sequence ATGCCGCAGCGATCACCCGGACCCTCGGTCAAGGACGACGAGCAGTACGAGGCCCTCCGCGACGAGGGGATGAGCAAGGAGAAGGCGGCTCGCATCGCCAACGCGTCAGCCAACGAGGGCCGCAGCACCGTCGGGCGGCGGGGGGGCGAGGGCGAGCGCTACGAGGACCGCACCAAGGACGAGCTCTACGACCGGGCCCGCGAGGTCGGCATCGAGGGGCGTTCGACGATGAACAAGGACGAGCTGATCGACGCCCTGCGCAACCACTGA
- the dacB gene encoding D-alanyl-D-alanine carboxypeptidase/D-alanyl-D-alanine endopeptidase produces MESRSDGQAGRSRPGRRWRVALAVAAVSALAAVLVATTVSTGSVESASSTAGRDAGAHAAVISPTSAPVPSTTTTTPPPPVCDRRPALDAGTESVPAELQARVDAALAHPAWSGLDRSISVWVEGYGEVVAVEPDRALLPASNQKLFTALGAHLLLDPQGRFRTEVRQTDDRLVLVAGGDPTLRSAGPHSLSALAAQVRAAGVATAAAMVVDASHFEASTTARGWQDWQVPIYVGPMSALVVDDNRTRTDAAYLADPALGNATAFAARLGTAGVGVEPVVVHGEAQPTDPVVAALESPTFGELTRTMLVRSDNEVAESLLREIGAGSTDEGLARIAAALEPWCLHLAGAGGDGSGLSRANLRSAREWRRLLQVAAVQPWGPTFVGQLPVAGVSGTLSGRLRGPATHGSVRAKTGSIIGGSALSGYATTSDGRTAVFSVVVNGEPGVAQGSVTAIDRLVAAVVGL; encoded by the coding sequence ATGGAGTCCCGGAGCGACGGCCAGGCCGGTCGTTCCCGTCCAGGGCGGCGGTGGCGGGTGGCGCTCGCCGTCGCGGCGGTGAGCGCGCTGGCGGCGGTCCTGGTCGCCACGACCGTGTCGACGGGATCGGTCGAGTCGGCGTCCTCGACGGCGGGCCGTGATGCCGGGGCGCACGCGGCCGTGATCTCGCCGACGTCTGCCCCGGTGCCGTCGACCACCACGACCACCCCTCCCCCGCCGGTGTGCGACCGGCGCCCGGCGCTCGACGCAGGGACCGAGTCCGTCCCGGCCGAGCTGCAGGCCCGGGTGGATGCCGCGCTCGCCCATCCGGCCTGGTCGGGCCTCGACCGGTCGATCTCGGTGTGGGTCGAGGGCTATGGGGAGGTCGTCGCCGTCGAACCCGATCGAGCGCTGTTGCCGGCCTCGAACCAGAAGCTGTTCACCGCGCTCGGCGCCCACCTCCTGCTCGACCCCCAGGGTCGGTTCCGCACCGAGGTGCGCCAGACCGACGACCGGTTGGTGCTGGTGGCCGGAGGTGACCCGACGTTGCGGAGCGCCGGGCCCCATTCCCTGAGCGCGCTGGCCGCTCAGGTGCGGGCCGCGGGGGTGGCGACGGCCGCCGCGATGGTCGTCGACGCGTCGCACTTCGAGGCGTCGACCACGGCGCGCGGTTGGCAGGACTGGCAGGTTCCGATCTACGTCGGTCCGATGTCGGCCCTCGTCGTCGACGACAACCGGACTCGGACCGACGCGGCCTACCTGGCCGATCCCGCCCTGGGCAACGCGACCGCCTTCGCCGCCCGCCTGGGCACGGCCGGTGTGGGGGTCGAGCCGGTCGTCGTCCACGGCGAGGCGCAGCCCACGGATCCGGTGGTGGCCGCCCTGGAGTCCCCCACCTTCGGTGAGCTCACGAGGACGATGCTGGTGCGCAGCGACAACGAGGTCGCCGAGTCGCTGCTCAGGGAGATCGGCGCCGGTTCCACCGACGAGGGCCTGGCGCGGATCGCCGCCGCCCTCGAGCCGTGGTGCCTCCACCTGGCCGGCGCCGGCGGCGACGGGTCCGGTCTGTCGCGGGCCAACCTGCGCTCGGCGAGGGAGTGGCGTCGGCTCCTGCAGGTGGCGGCCGTCCAGCCGTGGGGACCGACCTTCGTCGGGCAGCTGCCCGTGGCCGGGGTGTCGGGCACCCTGTCGGGGCGGTTGCGGGGCCCCGCCACCCACGGCAGCGTTCGGGCCAAGACGGGCAGCATCATCGGTGGGAGCGCGCTGTCCGGCTACGCCACCACCTCCGACGGACGCACGGCCGTCTTCTCGGTGGTGGTGAACGGCGAGCCGGGAGTGGCGCAGGGGTCGGTGACGGCGATCGACCGGCTGGTGGCGGCCGTCGTCGGCCTGTGA
- a CDS encoding SDR family NAD(P)-dependent oxidoreductase — MQLGLDDKVALVTGSWRGTGAGIAEVLAAEGATVLVHGLEPGPADATVAAIERAGGRAVAVHGDIRTDDGAAELRASVEAVVDRVDIVVNNYGAADGTTWEDATGPSWHASYDTNVVSAVRVVDAFVDGMRQRGWGRIVFVATVGATRPGERNPEYYGAKGALPAVTVSLARHLAGTGITVNCVSPGLIATPEVIERFTAQARRRGLDTDWASVERHVLESVMPNHTGRVAFPEDIGRFVAMVVSEPSWHLNGAHLRIDGGAADAVT; from the coding sequence GTGCAGCTCGGACTCGACGACAAGGTCGCGCTCGTCACCGGGTCGTGGCGGGGGACCGGGGCGGGCATCGCCGAGGTGCTGGCCGCCGAAGGCGCCACCGTCCTGGTGCACGGCCTGGAGCCCGGCCCCGCCGACGCCACCGTCGCCGCCATCGAGCGCGCCGGCGGCCGGGCCGTCGCCGTGCACGGCGACATCCGCACCGACGACGGGGCCGCCGAGCTGCGCGCCTCGGTCGAGGCGGTCGTCGACCGGGTCGACATCGTGGTCAACAACTACGGAGCCGCCGACGGGACCACGTGGGAGGACGCCACCGGCCCGTCGTGGCACGCCAGCTACGACACCAACGTGGTCTCGGCCGTCCGGGTGGTCGACGCGTTCGTCGACGGCATGCGCCAGCGGGGCTGGGGTCGCATCGTGTTCGTCGCCACCGTCGGCGCCACCCGACCCGGCGAACGCAACCCGGAGTACTACGGCGCCAAGGGAGCCTTGCCGGCCGTCACCGTGAGCCTGGCCCGCCACCTCGCCGGCACCGGGATCACGGTGAACTGCGTGAGCCCCGGGCTGATCGCCACCCCCGAGGTGATCGAGCGCTTCACGGCCCAGGCCCGGCGCCGAGGGCTGGACACCGACTGGGCCAGCGTCGAACGCCACGTCCTGGAGTCGGTGATGCCCAACCACACGGGACGGGTGGCCTTCCCCGAAGACATCGGCCGCTTCGTCGCCATGGTGGTGAGCGAACCCTCGTGGCACCTCAACGGGGCCCACCTGCGCATCGACGGGGGCGCCGCCGACGCGGTGACCTGA